One part of the Desulfonema ishimotonii genome encodes these proteins:
- a CDS encoding nicotinate-nucleotide adenylyltransferase gives MTESQKTDSRLCDTGVIHGRFQVCHNDHLRYLLSGKALCRHLVVGITNPDPFMTRTESADTQRNAPLANPLTYYERYHMLRSVLRDAGIAEDEFSIVPLPINLPERYQYYVPMDAVFFLSIYDDWGRRKRDYFLSLRLRTHILWEVSPAEKGISAKDVRELMMAGRPWHHLVPSAVPPLMERWGIAERLRCLAANPRC, from the coding sequence ATGACAGAATCACAAAAAACAGATAGCAGGCTCTGCGACACCGGCGTCATTCACGGGCGGTTTCAGGTCTGTCACAACGACCACCTCCGGTATCTTCTGTCCGGCAAGGCGTTATGCCGCCATCTGGTGGTGGGCATCACCAACCCGGACCCGTTTATGACCCGGACGGAATCGGCTGACACGCAGCGCAACGCCCCCCTGGCCAACCCTCTGACCTATTACGAACGGTATCACATGCTCCGTTCGGTCCTGCGGGATGCGGGTATTGCCGAGGATGAATTCTCCATTGTGCCCCTGCCCATTAACCTGCCGGAGCGTTATCAATACTATGTGCCGATGGATGCCGTGTTCTTCCTTTCCATCTATGACGACTGGGGACGGCGTAAACGCGACTACTTCCTGTCGCTGAGGCTGCGCACCCATATTCTCTGGGAAGTCAGTCCGGCGGAGAAAGGGATCAGCGCAAAGGATGTCCGGGAACTGATGATGGCGGGCCGCCCGTGGCACCATCTGGTGCCGTCTGCGGTGCCGCCTCTGATGGAACGATGGGGGATAGCCGAGCGGCTGCGGTGTCTCGCGGCAAATCCCCGGTGCTGA
- a CDS encoding tyrosine-type recombinase/integrase — protein sequence MSKWKTTKYPGVRYREHESRKHGVKKDRYFSVRYQRNGKQREEGLGWASAAGWTEKKVIDALAEIRENIRRGQGPQSFKEAREGIRQDRIKDAAQEEEDRLNSITFGQFFRDSYLPDAKQNKKERSWQTEKNFFRMWISPTIGKKRLSEVSVADLERIRNKMLYADLSPRTVQYCLATIRQIYNRAKTLRIFTGENPATLIKTPKIDNKRQRFLTREEADRLLGHLKYRSLQTHDMALLSLHCGLRAGEIFSLTWDCIDFENDQIFLRDTKNGKNRYAYMTGPAREMLMNRRGKKASGYVFKSRNGKKITEMSGTYKRAVEAVGLNDNITDYRQKVVFHTLRHTFASWHVQDGIPLFTVAKLMGHSSTAMTERYSHLAPNDMKNAVKRFDDNLEKESKVIDFQDHILRRKGGEK from the coding sequence ATGTCAAAATGGAAGACCACAAAATACCCCGGAGTCAGATACCGGGAACATGAATCCCGGAAACACGGCGTGAAGAAAGACCGTTATTTTTCTGTCCGGTATCAGAGAAACGGCAAACAGAGGGAAGAGGGTTTAGGGTGGGCCTCTGCTGCCGGTTGGACAGAGAAAAAGGTTATCGACGCACTGGCGGAGATTCGGGAGAACATCAGAAGAGGGCAGGGGCCACAAAGCTTTAAAGAGGCCAGAGAAGGCATAAGACAGGACCGCATAAAGGATGCAGCACAAGAGGAAGAGGACCGGCTTAACAGTATCACGTTTGGCCAGTTTTTCCGGGATTCATATTTACCCGACGCCAAACAGAATAAAAAAGAACGTTCATGGCAGACCGAAAAAAACTTTTTCCGTATGTGGATCAGTCCGACCATCGGCAAAAAGAGATTATCTGAGGTTTCCGTTGCCGATTTGGAGCGGATCAGAAACAAAATGCTGTATGCCGACCTTTCCCCCAGAACCGTTCAATACTGTCTGGCAACCATCCGGCAGATATACAACAGAGCTAAGACACTTCGCATATTCACAGGGGAGAACCCCGCAACCCTGATTAAAACCCCGAAAATAGATAACAAACGGCAGCGCTTTTTAACCAGAGAAGAGGCCGACAGACTGTTAGGCCATTTGAAATACCGAAGCCTTCAGACACATGATATGGCCCTGTTAAGCCTTCACTGCGGTCTCAGGGCCGGGGAAATATTCTCTCTGACCTGGGATTGCATAGACTTTGAAAATGATCAGATATTTTTGAGGGATACCAAGAACGGGAAAAACCGGTATGCCTACATGACGGGGCCTGCCAGGGAAATGCTGATGAACCGGCGCGGGAAAAAGGCAAGCGGTTATGTCTTCAAAAGTCGTAACGGAAAGAAAATAACTGAAATGTCAGGCACGTATAAACGGGCTGTTGAAGCGGTCGGGCTGAACGACAATATAACCGATTATCGGCAAAAGGTTGTGTTCCATACCCTGAGACATACCTTTGCAAGCTGGCACGTTCAGGACGGCATACCCCTTTTCACTGTGGCAAAACTTATGGGCCATAGTTCAACAGCCATGACAGAACGATATAGCCACTTGGCCCCGAACGATATGAAAAATGCTGTGAAAAGATTTGATGATAATCTTGAAAAAGAATCAAAGGTGATAGATTTTCAGGATCATATTCTGAGACGGAAAGGGGGTGAAAAGTAA